From a single Bacillus gobiensis genomic region:
- a CDS encoding MOSC domain-containing protein: MWKSYEAAIESLYIAEKQNTFVTEPIKQADLDYGGIPGDLHFGLTKLAGAREPMYPRKTKIFNRRQISIVSVEECAEIADILGVEKILPEWLGANIAISGFSHFTQLPEGSRIVFPSGAGLVCEGENHPCVQPGEIIQQAYKDEPKLAAKFVKAAYGRRGIVCVVECPGKIKEDDQIEIISYQPPKLKLDPQLVKN, translated from the coding sequence ATGTGGAAATCTTATGAGGCAGCAATTGAAAGCTTATATATAGCGGAAAAACAAAATACATTTGTAACTGAGCCCATCAAGCAGGCTGACCTTGATTACGGCGGCATTCCCGGTGATCTGCACTTCGGCCTTACGAAACTCGCAGGTGCAAGAGAACCGATGTATCCCAGAAAAACAAAGATTTTTAACCGCCGGCAAATTTCCATTGTTTCCGTAGAGGAATGTGCTGAGATTGCAGACATATTGGGAGTAGAAAAAATCCTTCCTGAATGGCTTGGAGCAAATATCGCCATCAGCGGTTTCAGTCATTTTACGCAGCTCCCTGAAGGAAGCAGAATTGTATTCCCGAGCGGTGCCGGCTTAGTGTGCGAAGGAGAAAACCACCCTTGTGTTCAGCCAGGAGAAATCATCCAACAGGCTTATAAAGATGAACCAAAGCTGGCTGCAAAATTCGTAAAGGCTGCTTATGGCAGAAGAGGAATTGTATGTGTCGTAGAGTGTCCAGGCAAAATCAAAGAAGATGATCAAATCGAAATCATTTCCTATCAGCCGCCTAAATTAAAATTGGATCCGCAGTTAGTCAAAAACTAA
- a CDS encoding lamin tail domain-containing protein, producing the protein MRRRMLSMLLCLSLFGTTFASSANAVGNVNQRLVPLHVDKSSKPLSITEVYSDDKASPKIEGAGDQDLFEYVEIYNNTNEKADFNKLYGISYSYDSKHKDLSVASADKNDGNVIIPANSPAVFWVERTNESISGAARNLTEADFRNYHNIPDNVPVFKVRGQDGIADSDGDFIISKKDNKEDVLSEVSYTKQDVADGKSLHLRVPASGTKSQSYKQKGEPTAGTIENEQFVPQKNSEPIIKHKPADSVEQGSDLKVSAEASDTDGDPLTVKLFYKSKESNDYKEYQMKKESGTKYTYTIPAKELSGNKASYYITASDGKASVQSDEFATAIDEKKASLKKAGSQDNKPAMPVLLTEVYPNDKAHSDIAGAGSNDLYEYVEIYNNTSSDINFNERYKVRYNFVSNLKDLSVTSVTDSQDKNVIIPANNPAVLWVERTSGSITGDAKNVTEADFRAYHNIPESVPVFKLRGQDGLANADRGFQITNKENNNEIISEVFYTNDDVADGKSQHLRVPKSGSLLVNYLQKGNTSAGDVAPDQLIPSENKEPLIQHQPLESVKAESDFKVTAEATDADSDPLTLKLYYKTSESAEYTKKEMTKESGSNFSYTIPKDELSGSKVSYYLEASDGETVSRSTDYVVPVHGANPKTPPVLITEIAPHPAGDFRLGTGNQYEFIEFYNNSDKPLNLKGYSLFYLYPGNTDPKQWTIPVDTNIEPYSTGVIWFAKEAISAGFTNVADFNTHYNSTLKDNDVIFYDNSKPADFNLPNATNRGYAISSSDSVNDIVVEAWYDSANASSPDRLVNDVRNGVIRYSYPDSGKKMERLDTRNYANPGNLDKGQVPLKDGNDMIAPSIKHDQLIYNVEKNNATKITIESDEELSKSELKYGLTTDKGTDFTGSMDLTLKEKSDGRYVYEGSLTISEPGTYRYMIVAEDKSGNVTKFPYNSLGNVLTVNEKGREVALPEKGLSLNEGAMLKENVGFYAYGEHANDEITVTLNGDPLNLRPALPGPVQFGFQSRSIDQIYQASASAKNPAGESKFIERLLPKYLQEAWYLYDVSPDYFVSNQSVSIHTGNENMPYDLDTHDKYFGKTNYDDFDVKNVHIILPDGTLVKPETVRNYLGSKSETEVSYSENVYFPLGDGGGGSSGNLNKPLISEFKFPIPSDKYTARYSEIDTSKLADGTYSLEMKIGNDSIQKVETKIDNTKPVIKGIKYGTEDYLEDSKSPKGPITFSVEADDNLTGISKVEAKLDDKKISLPYETSSAILSPGEHVISVTAYDGAGNQATKSVTFNINEEKPLEPGQVSPEDFADSVSRNATLRAKVTDPSGDRMDVGFYKGSKYDFARKGHIKGFTNIADREPPLTVAPSGETAIEKNDQAKIAYEDGKYLVNDSPSGFPYHRFEISVDEQLNNGSTVELYWKGKTLPNRKVTLYAWDYQEEKWQALKAETGNAEEKDIVLSSEVEIGKYVKNGKIQAMVQDEIKNPNDPFTMLWFTDTQFYAESYPHIFDTLGDWIVDEYKKGSFEYAINTGDLVNKANDDAQWKVADSNLKKLDDAGVPYGVLGGNHDVIIDGVDYSYYKKYVGADRYKNKPWFGGDMDNNRNHYDLVSFGGHDFIILYIGFGTEDTPETIAWANEVLKKHSDRNAILAMHAYLEGNATLSKMAQNVFDQVVKQNDNVLMTVSGHYHGANRRVSTVTNSDGSKRQVLEMLSDYQGGPEGGQGYVRFLTFDPEAGKLDVVTYSPYKNDYNFFDDGDVDTFTEDIQLKDYNKRVATDYFAANVYSNEKIGEHKNVESGGIASAKWRNLKANETYFWYMNITDQYGATRRSDIYRFSTGPAESPNPPGDDGGDDKDPIDKDPNDKNPIDKDPVDKDPNEKDPVDKDPSDKDPIDKNPDDKDPINTDPVDYNPDDHDQQNDDNGQDESFDPIDENLPNTATNVYNWLAAGGILLIAGTLLLVIRRRKMFN; encoded by the coding sequence ATGAGAAGAAGAATGCTTTCTATGTTACTTTGTTTATCTCTATTCGGTACTACGTTTGCTTCGAGCGCAAATGCAGTAGGGAATGTGAATCAAAGGCTAGTACCATTGCATGTTGACAAAAGTTCAAAGCCGTTATCGATAACGGAGGTTTATTCGGATGACAAGGCAAGTCCGAAAATTGAAGGTGCCGGCGATCAAGATTTGTTTGAGTATGTTGAAATCTATAACAATACGAATGAAAAGGCAGATTTTAATAAGCTGTACGGCATTAGCTACAGCTACGATTCAAAGCATAAGGATTTGTCAGTAGCCTCTGCCGATAAAAATGATGGAAATGTCATTATTCCTGCCAACAGCCCGGCAGTATTCTGGGTAGAGAGAACGAATGAATCGATTTCCGGAGCTGCCCGAAACTTAACTGAGGCCGATTTTAGAAACTATCATAACATTCCGGACAATGTCCCGGTCTTCAAGGTACGCGGTCAGGACGGGATTGCTGATAGTGATGGGGATTTCATCATTTCCAAAAAAGACAATAAGGAAGACGTGTTAAGTGAAGTTTCCTATACAAAGCAAGATGTAGCTGACGGCAAAAGCTTGCACCTAAGAGTGCCGGCTTCGGGTACAAAGTCACAAAGCTATAAACAAAAAGGAGAACCAACTGCCGGAACAATTGAAAACGAACAATTCGTTCCACAGAAAAACAGTGAGCCGATCATAAAACATAAGCCGGCTGATTCCGTTGAGCAGGGTTCTGACCTCAAGGTGTCAGCAGAAGCCTCAGATACTGACGGTGATCCATTAACTGTTAAACTATTTTATAAATCAAAAGAGAGTAACGACTATAAAGAATACCAGATGAAAAAAGAGTCTGGCACAAAGTATACATATACGATTCCAGCGAAAGAGTTATCGGGGAATAAAGCTTCCTACTATATAACTGCTAGTGATGGAAAAGCCTCGGTACAATCTGATGAATTTGCAACAGCTATTGACGAGAAAAAAGCTTCACTCAAAAAGGCAGGTTCTCAGGATAATAAACCAGCCATGCCCGTTTTGCTGACAGAGGTTTATCCAAATGACAAAGCGCATTCGGATATCGCTGGAGCAGGATCGAACGATCTTTATGAGTATGTTGAAATCTATAATAATACGAGCAGTGATATCAATTTTAACGAGCGTTATAAAGTTAGATACAATTTCGTTTCAAATCTCAAGGATTTGTCCGTCACATCTGTTACAGACTCTCAAGATAAAAACGTAATCATCCCGGCGAACAACCCTGCAGTTTTGTGGGTAGAGCGCACGAGCGGAAGCATTACCGGAGATGCAAAAAATGTTACTGAAGCAGATTTTAGAGCATATCATAACATTCCGGAATCTGTTCCCGTATTTAAGCTTCGCGGCCAAGACGGGCTTGCGAATGCCGACAGGGGATTCCAGATTACAAATAAAGAAAACAATAATGAAATCATCAGCGAAGTTTTTTATACAAACGATGATGTAGCTGACGGGAAAAGTCAGCATCTAAGAGTTCCGAAATCGGGTTCGCTATTAGTGAATTATCTTCAAAAGGGTAACACATCAGCCGGAGATGTAGCGCCGGATCAGCTAATCCCTTCTGAGAATAAAGAACCGCTGATCCAGCATCAGCCATTGGAGTCAGTGAAAGCAGAGTCGGATTTCAAGGTGACCGCTGAAGCCACAGATGCTGATAGCGATCCGTTGACATTAAAGCTGTATTATAAAACATCTGAGTCTGCGGAATACACAAAAAAAGAGATGACTAAAGAATCAGGCAGCAATTTTTCTTATACGATTCCAAAAGACGAGCTGTCAGGCAGTAAAGTATCCTATTATCTTGAAGCAAGTGACGGGGAAACTGTGTCACGTTCAACAGACTATGTTGTCCCTGTTCATGGAGCAAATCCTAAGACGCCTCCTGTTCTGATCACGGAAATTGCACCGCATCCTGCAGGAGATTTTCGATTAGGTACGGGTAATCAATATGAGTTTATCGAGTTTTACAATAATTCCGATAAACCTCTTAATCTTAAAGGCTATTCCCTCTTCTATTTATACCCTGGGAACACAGATCCTAAACAGTGGACAATCCCTGTGGATACGAATATCGAACCGTACAGTACGGGTGTCATTTGGTTTGCAAAGGAAGCGATCAGCGCAGGGTTTACGAACGTAGCTGATTTTAATACACATTACAATTCAACACTAAAAGACAATGACGTTATTTTTTATGACAACAGCAAGCCTGCCGATTTCAATTTGCCAAATGCAACGAATCGCGGGTATGCGATTTCAAGCTCTGACAGCGTGAATGACATTGTCGTTGAGGCTTGGTATGATTCTGCGAATGCTTCAAGCCCTGACAGATTGGTAAACGATGTGAGAAATGGCGTTATCCGATATTCGTATCCTGACTCAGGGAAAAAAATGGAGAGACTTGATACAAGAAATTACGCCAATCCCGGCAATCTAGATAAAGGCCAGGTGCCGTTAAAAGATGGGAATGATATGATTGCTCCATCGATTAAGCATGATCAACTTATTTATAATGTCGAAAAAAATAATGCAACAAAAATAACGATCGAAAGTGATGAAGAACTTTCCAAATCTGAACTGAAATATGGATTAACTACGGACAAAGGCACCGACTTTACAGGGAGCATGGATCTTACCTTGAAAGAAAAATCGGACGGCCGTTATGTGTACGAGGGTTCCCTGACCATATCAGAGCCGGGAACTTATCGCTATATGATTGTCGCAGAAGATAAGAGCGGGAACGTAACGAAGTTTCCTTATAATTCATTAGGAAATGTCCTGACTGTTAATGAAAAAGGAAGAGAAGTAGCGCTTCCGGAAAAAGGATTGTCCTTGAACGAAGGAGCAATGCTTAAGGAAAATGTCGGTTTTTATGCGTACGGGGAACATGCGAACGATGAAATTACGGTCACTCTCAATGGGGATCCGCTTAATCTGAGACCTGCTTTGCCTGGACCTGTTCAGTTCGGATTCCAATCAAGAAGCATTGATCAAATTTATCAAGCATCTGCGAGTGCAAAAAATCCTGCAGGTGAAAGTAAATTTATTGAAAGATTGCTTCCGAAATATTTGCAAGAGGCGTGGTATCTCTATGATGTGTCGCCGGATTATTTCGTATCCAATCAGTCTGTATCCATCCATACGGGCAACGAGAATATGCCTTACGACTTAGACACACATGATAAATATTTTGGAAAAACGAATTACGATGATTTTGATGTGAAAAACGTTCATATTATTTTGCCGGACGGTACGCTTGTTAAACCGGAAACAGTCCGCAATTACCTGGGAAGTAAATCGGAAACAGAAGTTTCATATAGTGAAAATGTCTATTTCCCTCTCGGAGATGGCGGCGGCGGGAGCAGCGGTAATTTAAATAAACCGCTGATCAGCGAATTTAAATTTCCTATTCCTTCTGACAAGTACACGGCGAGATATTCTGAAATTGATACGTCAAAATTAGCTGATGGAACCTATTCTCTTGAAATGAAGATAGGCAATGATTCAATTCAAAAGGTAGAAACAAAGATAGATAATACGAAGCCTGTAATAAAAGGTATTAAATACGGTACAGAAGATTACTTGGAAGATTCGAAGAGTCCTAAAGGGCCAATTACTTTTTCAGTAGAAGCTGATGATAATCTCACAGGTATTTCTAAAGTGGAAGCAAAGTTAGATGATAAAAAGATTTCACTGCCTTACGAGACTTCTTCTGCTATTCTCTCGCCGGGCGAGCATGTCATCTCTGTAACGGCCTATGATGGGGCCGGAAATCAGGCAACGAAATCCGTAACGTTCAATATCAATGAGGAGAAGCCGCTTGAGCCCGGTCAAGTTTCACCAGAAGACTTTGCTGATTCTGTATCGAGAAACGCGACACTTCGAGCAAAGGTAACAGATCCGAGCGGCGATCGCATGGATGTAGGATTTTACAAGGGCAGCAAATATGATTTTGCCAGAAAAGGCCATATCAAAGGTTTTACGAACATTGCGGACAGGGAACCTCCGCTGACAGTGGCACCTTCAGGGGAAACCGCGATTGAAAAAAACGACCAAGCAAAAATTGCCTATGAAGATGGGAAATACCTTGTTAATGACAGTCCTTCTGGATTCCCATATCACAGATTTGAAATTTCTGTTGATGAGCAATTAAATAATGGCAGTACAGTAGAGCTTTACTGGAAAGGAAAAACTTTACCTAATCGAAAAGTTACGCTTTATGCTTGGGATTATCAAGAAGAAAAATGGCAGGCGTTAAAAGCGGAAACCGGCAACGCAGAAGAAAAAGATATTGTCCTTTCGTCAGAGGTCGAGATCGGTAAGTATGTGAAAAACGGAAAAATCCAAGCAATGGTTCAGGATGAAATTAAAAATCCAAATGATCCGTTTACGATGCTTTGGTTTACAGATACCCAGTTTTACGCTGAATCCTATCCGCATATTTTTGACACACTCGGTGACTGGATCGTTGATGAATATAAGAAAGGGTCTTTTGAATACGCCATTAACACAGGTGATCTGGTCAATAAAGCGAATGATGATGCCCAGTGGAAAGTAGCAGACAGCAACTTGAAAAAATTAGATGATGCAGGCGTCCCGTACGGGGTTCTGGGCGGAAACCATGATGTAATCATCGACGGTGTGGATTACTCCTATTACAAAAAGTACGTAGGTGCTGATCGATATAAGAATAAGCCGTGGTTTGGCGGAGACATGGACAACAACCGCAACCATTACGATCTTGTATCGTTTGGCGGCCATGATTTCATTATCCTTTATATAGGATTTGGCACCGAGGATACACCAGAAACGATTGCGTGGGCGAATGAAGTGTTGAAAAAACATTCGGACCGCAATGCGATTTTAGCCATGCATGCCTATCTAGAAGGAAATGCAACTCTGTCTAAAATGGCCCAAAATGTATTCGATCAAGTCGTTAAGCAAAATGATAATGTGTTAATGACGGTCAGCGGACATTACCATGGCGCCAACCGCAGAGTTTCAACCGTTACGAACTCTGACGGAAGCAAGAGACAAGTGCTGGAAATGCTTTCTGACTATCAAGGAGGTCCTGAAGGCGGTCAAGGATATGTACGGTTTTTAACCTTTGATCCTGAAGCAGGAAAGCTGGATGTAGTAACCTATTCTCCATATAAGAACGACTATAATTTCTTTGATGATGGAGATGTGGACACCTTTACCGAAGACATTCAGCTGAAGGATTACAACAAACGAGTGGCGACCGATTACTTTGCTGCGAACGTGTACTCTAATGAAAAAATTGGCGAGCATAAGAACGTAGAATCCGGAGGAATTGCGTCAGCTAAATGGAGAAATCTAAAAGCGAACGAAACATATTTCTGGTACATGAACATTACAGACCAATATGGCGCTACCAGACGTTCCGACATCTACAGATTCTCAACAGGGCCTGCCGAATCTCCAAATCCACCAGGTGATGATGGCGGAGATGATAAAGATCCGATCGATAAGGATCCAAATGATAAAAACCCGATTGATAAAGATCCAGTCGATAAGGATCCGAATGAAAAAGACCCAGTCGATAAGGACCCAAGTGATAAAGATCCGATTGATAAAAATCCGGATGACAAGGATCCAATCAACACGGACCCAGTTGACTACAATCCAGATGATCATGATCAGCAAAACGATGATAATGGCCAAGACGAATCTTTTGATCCAATCGATGAAAACCTGCCGAACACAGCAACAAATGTGTATAATTGGTTAGCCGCAGGAGGTATATTGCTGATTGCAGGAACATTACTGCTGGTAATAAGACGAAGAAAAATGTTCAACTGA
- a CDS encoding TetR/AcrR family transcriptional regulator, with protein sequence MKQAERRQQTIQLLLETTNQLVREKGCNSVTMKDIVDRSGLSKGAIFHYVKSKNEIFAWVLQEGLDDIDQRFTDRVNSGKKEFQGPLNEITKRFDELQDPESVTNQILVYLLAKNGQKEIDEVLDRFYHQSVRLSRQWIATGQKHGVIPASVDSNKMGELFVLISFGLRMRSFLTDKDSSFHIDDFASFLKVTLNGERG encoded by the coding sequence TTGAAGCAGGCAGAAAGGCGGCAACAAACCATACAATTATTACTTGAGACCACAAATCAATTGGTTCGCGAGAAAGGGTGCAATTCGGTTACGATGAAAGACATTGTGGACAGATCCGGTCTTTCCAAGGGGGCTATTTTTCATTACGTAAAAAGCAAAAACGAGATCTTTGCATGGGTCCTGCAGGAAGGACTGGATGACATTGACCAAAGGTTTACCGATCGAGTGAATAGCGGCAAAAAAGAATTTCAGGGTCCTTTAAATGAAATCACCAAACGATTCGATGAACTTCAAGATCCTGAAAGCGTGACGAACCAAATCCTTGTATATTTGCTCGCAAAAAACGGCCAGAAGGAAATTGACGAGGTGCTCGATCGGTTTTACCACCAATCTGTTCGGCTTTCCCGCCAATGGATTGCAACGGGGCAAAAACATGGCGTAATCCCAGCTTCGGTGGATTCGAACAAAATGGGGGAGCTGTTCGTCCTCATTTCATTCGGGCTTCGGATGCGATCTTTCCTGACAGATAAAGATTCATCCTTTCACATCGATGATTTTGCTTCATTTCTTAAAGTAACGTTAAATGGAGAGAGGGGATAA
- a CDS encoding DoxX family protein produces MAPFITLIFAFILLYTGGLLGWTYMAQWQHALQGAVAAMFLLTASAHWGKRRPDLIRMVPMIFPRPDWIVTATGLLEIIGAVLLVIPFTSTAASISLAIMLLAMFPANIRASREKLQLAGKEAMLIKARTLIQIVFLLAVILAGL; encoded by the coding sequence ATGGCACCATTTATCACACTTATTTTTGCTTTTATTTTATTATATACTGGTGGCTTACTTGGCTGGACATACATGGCTCAATGGCAGCATGCTCTTCAAGGAGCTGTAGCAGCAATGTTTTTGCTGACAGCTTCGGCTCATTGGGGGAAAAGAAGGCCGGATCTTATTCGAATGGTACCCATGATTTTCCCGCGTCCAGATTGGATTGTGACGGCAACTGGCTTGCTCGAAATCATCGGTGCTGTCTTACTTGTGATTCCATTCACTTCTACGGCAGCATCAATTAGCCTTGCAATCATGCTATTGGCCATGTTTCCGGCGAATATCCGTGCATCACGTGAAAAATTGCAGCTTGCTGGAAAAGAAGCGATGCTGATTAAAGCACGGACTCTTATTCAAATTGTTTTCTTGCTTGCTGTGATTTTAGCAGGGCTTTAG
- a CDS encoding MFS transporter, with protein MTRLNFSRTTVLAFFMISTFAIGMVEYVVTGLLTQFAEDLNVEVSTTGLLLSVYAISVAVFGPLLRMITIKFPPKPLLIGLMAVFILSNIIAATAANFEILLVSRLLSAAMHAPFFGLTMSIAYNISAPEKRTSAIAAVQGGLTIAVMLGVPFGSLLGGMFEWRYVFWFIVFLGVIALIGLILVTPNERPAEAPNLKKELSVFKNKNVLMVLAIIVFGFSGVFTAYTFNEPMLREYAGFGVPGVTVGMFCFGLGAVIGNFASGRIRPSLLTERLMAALVMLAIVLVLFTFFLQFTILAFVICFFFGMGTFGTTPLLNSKIIIAGREAPSLSGTIAASIFNLANCIGATLGSMLLNFGFNYTMITIVAAGIIVFGLALTVLTHKVEDKELYAS; from the coding sequence ATGACTCGTTTAAATTTCTCAAGAACAACTGTTTTAGCTTTCTTTATGATTAGTACATTTGCCATTGGAATGGTGGAGTATGTTGTTACAGGATTACTCACTCAATTCGCGGAAGATTTGAATGTGGAAGTATCAACGACAGGATTACTATTGAGTGTCTATGCGATTAGTGTAGCAGTCTTTGGTCCACTCCTTCGAATGATTACGATAAAATTTCCGCCAAAGCCTTTGCTTATTGGTCTAATGGCAGTATTTATTCTGAGTAATATCATTGCTGCAACTGCGGCAAACTTTGAGATCTTATTGGTTTCTCGCTTGTTATCAGCAGCTATGCATGCGCCGTTTTTTGGCTTAACTATGTCTATAGCTTATAATATATCCGCTCCGGAGAAACGTACTAGTGCAATTGCGGCGGTTCAAGGAGGGCTTACGATTGCTGTGATGCTTGGTGTGCCATTTGGCTCTTTGTTAGGCGGAATGTTTGAATGGCGCTACGTATTCTGGTTCATTGTATTCCTGGGTGTGATTGCATTGATCGGATTGATCCTCGTCACACCGAATGAACGTCCGGCAGAAGCGCCTAATTTGAAAAAAGAACTTAGCGTCTTTAAAAATAAAAATGTCCTAATGGTCCTCGCGATCATCGTCTTTGGATTTTCCGGTGTCTTCACGGCATATACTTTTAATGAGCCAATGCTGCGAGAGTACGCAGGTTTTGGAGTTCCTGGTGTCACAGTTGGAATGTTTTGTTTTGGACTTGGTGCGGTGATTGGGAACTTCGCATCTGGCAGAATCCGGCCGAGTCTATTAACAGAGAGACTGATGGCAGCATTAGTGATGTTAGCGATTGTCTTAGTATTGTTTACCTTCTTTCTGCAATTTACAATTTTGGCGTTTGTTATTTGCTTTTTCTTCGGAATGGGGACGTTTGGTACAACGCCGCTTCTTAACTCTAAAATTATTATTGCTGGTCGCGAGGCGCCGTCTTTATCCGGCACCATTGCCGCATCAATTTTTAATTTAGCAAACTGTATTGGAGCAACATTAGGGAGCATGTTATTGAATTTCGGCTTTAACTACACCATGATCACAATCGTTGCTGCAGGGATAATCGTGTTCGGCCTGGCACTTACGGTGCTTACGCATAAGGTAGAGGATAAGGAATTGTATGCTTCTTAA
- a CDS encoding 2-phosphosulfolactate phosphatase → MPVTIYQGNHHVLSPSDINIVIDVIRAFTVAHYAFLEGVKEILLVQTQKEAFLLKEECPEYLLTGEVKGVGIEGFDFDNSPKRITQHQLKGKSLVQKTTNGVNATLRALAARHVFVTGFTNAKTTAEYVRSICGNPNTSVINIVASHPTGDDDLACADYIKGIILDNQSITAPETIARIKNSSVAEKFFDRENPLFDEEDISYCTKEIPGNFVMRVNQERKVPTIERVVR, encoded by the coding sequence TTGCCGGTAACGATTTATCAAGGCAATCACCATGTTTTAAGTCCTTCAGATATCAACATTGTCATCGACGTCATCAGAGCATTTACTGTCGCCCATTATGCTTTTCTAGAAGGTGTAAAAGAGATATTGCTGGTGCAAACGCAAAAAGAAGCTTTTCTATTGAAGGAAGAATGTCCGGAATATTTATTAACAGGGGAGGTGAAGGGCGTCGGCATCGAAGGCTTTGATTTTGATAACTCTCCAAAACGCATCACGCAGCACCAATTGAAAGGGAAGAGCCTCGTCCAAAAAACCACAAATGGTGTCAATGCTACGTTGCGAGCATTAGCTGCCCGGCATGTTTTTGTTACTGGTTTTACCAATGCGAAAACTACAGCGGAATATGTCAGAAGCATCTGCGGGAATCCAAATACTTCAGTGATCAATATCGTTGCTTCGCATCCGACAGGTGATGATGACCTCGCCTGTGCTGATTATATCAAAGGCATTATTTTAGATAATCAATCGATAACAGCCCCTGAAACAATTGCTAGGATCAAGAACTCTTCAGTTGCTGAGAAATTTTTTGATCGTGAAAATCCATTATTCGATGAAGAGGATATTTCCTATTGCACGAAAGAAATACCGGGTAATTTCGTGATGAGAGTGAACCAAGAACGTAAAGTTCCAACGATTGAGAGGGTTGTAAGATGA
- a CDS encoding phosphosulfolactate synthase — protein sequence MKNLALTLPERTRKPRQTGLTVLIDNGFPIHFFKDTINGASEFIDFVKFGWGTSLITKDLEEKIVCLKENNVKYFFGGTLFEKFVSQNKVDEFYTYCSLYGCEYIEISNGTFPLTNKEKARYIAEFSDQFHVFSEVGSKDPILSNEQSSAEWIEYIHEDIEAGSQKVITETRESGTGGLCSNNGEMRLEIVDDILSSRIDMNQLIFEAPNKTLQTTFIKKLGPNVNLANIAFCDAISLETLRLGLRSDTFYLS from the coding sequence ATGAAAAATTTGGCGCTTACATTGCCAGAGAGAACGAGAAAGCCGCGGCAAACGGGTTTGACTGTTTTAATTGATAATGGATTTCCTATTCACTTTTTTAAGGATACGATCAACGGTGCGAGCGAGTTTATTGATTTTGTGAAATTTGGCTGGGGAACTTCTTTAATAACGAAAGACCTTGAGGAAAAGATTGTTTGTTTGAAAGAGAACAATGTGAAGTACTTTTTTGGCGGTACGTTATTCGAAAAATTTGTAAGCCAAAACAAAGTCGACGAATTTTACACATACTGCAGCTTGTACGGATGTGAATATATTGAAATATCGAACGGGACCTTTCCATTAACAAATAAAGAAAAGGCACGTTATATTGCTGAATTTTCAGATCAATTTCATGTTTTCAGTGAAGTCGGCAGCAAGGACCCTATCCTATCAAATGAGCAAAGTTCTGCTGAATGGATCGAATACATTCACGAGGATATTGAAGCCGGATCACAAAAAGTAATTACGGAAACTAGAGAAAGCGGGACAGGCGGGCTGTGTTCCAATAACGGAGAAATGCGTTTAGAGATTGTGGATGACATTCTGTCGTCTCGCATTGATATGAATCAGCTGATTTTTGAAGCGCCGAACAAGACTTTACAGACAACTTTCATCAAAAAACTTGGCCCTAATGTAAATTTGGCAAATATCGCATTTTGTGATGCAATCTCCTTAGAAACACTGAGATTAGGGTTAAGATCGGATACTTTCTATCTCTCTTGA
- a CDS encoding GNAT family N-acetyltransferase, producing the protein MKAESHICLKVNNKLAGFVLVNSVSCLNRKDITHSIAEFFIMRKWRRKGIGKATAFELFNKLPGKWEVSQERKNKNAQIFWRSIINEYTQGSYEEFKTDDKFVQIFKSSSIYNKGAT; encoded by the coding sequence ATGAAGGCAGAATCCCATATTTGTTTGAAAGTAAATAACAAATTAGCAGGTTTTGTATTAGTAAATAGCGTATCATGTTTAAATCGAAAAGATATTACTCACTCAATAGCAGAATTCTTCATTATGAGAAAGTGGAGAAGAAAAGGAATTGGAAAAGCTACTGCTTTTGAGCTTTTCAATAAGCTTCCAGGTAAATGGGAAGTTTCTCAAGAGCGTAAAAATAAGAATGCTCAAATTTTTTGGCGTTCTATAATTAACGAATATACACAAGGGAGTTACGAAGAATTTAAAACTGATGACAAGTTTGTGCAAATATTTAAATCATCTTCGATCTATAATAAAGGAGCAACCTAG